The Brassica napus cultivar Da-Ae chromosome C7, Da-Ae, whole genome shotgun sequence genomic interval ttcgaaaatatattagcaagtaataaaaattaatagcaaagtaaaatgtattaaacaaattgctatatattaataataccgaatatgaaatataaacaataatattattgagttacacaatatataacactaaaatagaaattatatatttaaaacatttgtaaaaatattaaatacatttataaaacgAAAAATATTTGCACGGACGTGCggattaaaatttagtttacaATTATGTCATTTGTTGACTTGTCGTTTCCTAACGATAACGATAAGAAgtttgatgtttcaaaaaatCTAATGCAAACATGAACACatacattatttttaaataacaatataaTTCAAATAACTAAGTAATAtaaataccaaaaaataaatgaaaacattcaAACAGCTAGTCAAAACAATTGTTAGACGCGAATTAATCAGTTAAACTGAAGGACCATAGCATCCCAACCACAATGACTCTATATACCAATTTATCtcataacatattattttatacatacaaaTTAACCAAACTCTATAATCAACAAAAACACAAGGATCATGACACAAACCAGGAAGAACTAGGCTCATGGGTTCTACAGACGcctgaaaatatatttacttctCGGATGAGAATAACGTGAGATTTAGGTTTTCAGGCTAGACGAAGGGAGAAAGGAGAAGAGATTCTCACCAGCGAGCGTGAGGCTCGCCGGCGGCAGCTACACTATCAAACCTATGTATAGGCTCCTTGCTTTCCCGAATCACATTGATAGTCAAAGGTCATGTTAGATTCGAGTTTATTATAGGCTTCTAACTTAAAATCAATAGgtaattagtggattggccctagccctttatatattacttaaggtCTCTTAGAATTCCCGATGTGGGatatatatccctaataccccTTCTCGAGATGATGGTTCTTATCAGCCAGAAATCTCGAAACTTTAAGACATttatactcggtcgagcgagtTTAACACGACCTTTATACTCGGTCGGAAGGGTTAATCACGACCTTTATACCCGGTCGGAAGGGTTAATATTAATTAGAAGTTTGGATATTTAGgatttgagctctgataccatgttagattcgaATTTATAATGAGTttccaacttaaaactaatTGATGATTAGTGGATTAGCCATAacctttttatatattacttaaagTCCTTTAGAATTCCCGATGTGAGATATATATCCCTAATAGGTCTCTATAACAATTTGTtgttggttttcttttctttttcttttttccctTAAAATGACACTCTATGCAACCTCATGATTTCTTGATATAATTTTCTCGGTCTATTACTTTTAATTTATCCAATTtcattaccatttttttttttttttggtcaacccAATTTCATTACCTGTTCTTTGTAATTTAgaagttaaaaagaaagaaagtatAAAACATGAATTGCACAAAGGCAACGTTAACGTCTTTTGAAGTTTAAACCATCAAGCTTTTAAATGCCACAACTAAACCTTTTTATTCACCTACCTTATTACACGACAAAGATATATAACATCTAAAAACTCAGCAGTTTCTGGAgaccaagatttttttttaagcagAGAAATACTTTTTGGGTATTGAAAAAGCATCCaactaatattatttgagaCTGGTGTTATTCCCAATAGAAGAGGGAACTGTAACGACCCACTTTTAAAGTTGATTTTATCGGAAATTTTTTGAGTAAGGTTTTTCTGCAAAGAAGATTAATTTTCTAAgtgttaaaaacatttatagTCATCTAAGAttgaaatgacaaaaaaaaaactgaatttggACTAAATGCCGAATATGTCGTGAACACTTTGGATAGCCGTCACTTCTTGTTCGTTTATTGCCGGGCCGAAGGCTAGTGTACGATATGTTATATCCTATCGCTGAGGAATTAAAATCAGTACTTGGGAGTATAAAAACGACCAATTGTTTTTCACGACTATATTAGTAATTCAAATGGTGTTATAGTATAAAACTACTTGAATATAAAGATCTAACTAGGTGTTTTTCTGCACcatgataaattttttaaaagttaaattatatttaaaatgaaatttattaatattatatattttattatttttgactaatatttaatataaagttgattatttaagcataaaattaagaaaaaaataattctgtttattttaaattacatttaataatatatatgtattatatttaaaattcgaatcttagataaattttttatctatttattttggttaaatgtattaaatcaacttgtataaaattactaaaaatcatataaaaattgtatagttattaaaaattataactaaacaatatttttaaaatttgtagatatctaaaagaaactaatgaaattacaattaacaatttattaaaaaattttaaaagatgtagaaaattttaaaaatattagtaataaaaattgtataattataaaaatacaattaaataatatatttcgaaatttataatgcatatttcaatatatttattttagtgatgatctatgaattattaccatattttaagaagtttaacaaaaatataaatcaacattaaatgtaatgtatTAGTTATTCTATAAAGtgtaccaaaaatatatgtcagtaataaatgtgattgtccatgtcatattaactataagcaatgtcatcaatcttgttagctatgtcatcattttttttataaaaatgattatagataggacatgtggcaaaatcacttcgcaaatatagttttGGGGATTGCAACTATGTGGAGGGCCCCACACAAGTGCGGacattaatatgatttttagttttgatataatatttttttgtgattcaACATTTATGGTTTAACATTTGAgactttttaaatattatatacttttcatTCTAATTATTATAGTTGATGTTTAAATTTGTATCATATATACGTATGCAGTAAATAATTCATGTAGAGTATGTTGATATGTAGTATTCTGACATCATAACCGTTGTGCTGATCAACacctaattatatattatttagtgatcaatgaaatatagaaataatagaatcaaagtaaaattaaattaaatacactGACTTAGGGAGTTATTGGAATATGAATTTCTGTGGAATTTGAAGATTTCAATAGTTGAgaggattttacaagttaactagattttacaaattttatcaaatacttTCTTACATAGATTTTCATTACTTGTGTATAGCTGTTgattgttattaacttttaaagtaagaaattaatggtggtagaaaaaaatggaaagaaaatcatttcattAAGGCAattcttaaacaatttttaaaaaagtttttgtcacaaaaaagatctcaaaaaataaaataaccaaaaaatttaatttctacttcttactttatagatatataaataataaaaaataaaaaatatttttttatataatttcgaaatataagttttaaatttgaatttttgtaaaaaaaatttgaattattatttttgaaatgttttttttttaattcgaaagtgctttttaaaactatttttataatttttatttttaatttttaattttttttctagttttttaagttgtgaattgtattatgttaaagttgtgatttgtatattattttattctccAATTTGAGTTTTTGCATGTGaatgtattttattacattgatttcaaaaatcttatggACATAGATGATATTCTCAAAGTTGAGTACTATgagtaaaaataaagaaaatttatatcccaataacaatagattttaatataatcttaaaatcaatgaaaactaaacttttccaataacaaaagattttgagtggaatttaaaaatcatcactCCGATAACAATGGAttctatttagattttaaaaattcacaaaCCAATAAATGGAATctcaaccccccccccccctaataatatctatttaaaaaaaatatagttgctAACTCTTGTAGCGAGGCATGAATTAAGGTTAGACGAGGAGGTGTTGGAGGAACGAGTCTATAATGCTCTCCTGTTCGTGTTCGATAACAGTACCTCCAATAGGGATTCTTGTCTTTGAAGCTCTTAAAATATGTatcatgtatatgtatatattatacatgtatatgtatatattatacatgtataaatatttatgggGTACACAATTTTTGTGGAACCCTATAGACAAAGACTtacctatataatatatacatacatatatatatacatgatacATATTTTAAGAACTCCAATGGAAAGAATCTCCATTGGAAATGATCTAAGGAGCTTTAACTTGTCTTCCATCTCCAGAGTCAGATTTGAAATTTAGagaattgtttttatatttgttttaatatataaaattcaacaaaaaaattaattcgaTATTCGACAATATATGGACCATGAAATCCATGTATAATAGATTTCTACAATTTAAAGACCAAAACAAATGTTTCTTCTAGCTGTGATCAGAACCGGCCATGTCCATCTTGAGGAGCCGGGGGAGCTCCTACATCTATCATTTGTCTTCCTATCATTCGTGTTTGTTTCACAACACCCACACCTTTTAACACATTAGCCATTTCTTTAGACACCAAAAAGACTAATTAAAAGGAAGCTGAGATGAGAGgatttatgtaaaataaaaacttactAAACTATAACTGTGATAAATATTTTCGGAATAAAGAGACACTGACCTAGGTGACGGAATGTAGCCTCTGTCACACCAACCTGAAAAGATGCACATAGAAATATATGAACCAAACTTAAAAGAAGAAACGCTTGAATTGTTTTCTTCATTGtcattgttttgttgtttttcccTCACGTCTCGACCATTAGTGGATATATATACAGATCGCAGCAAACAAAATCAACCGTATAGTGGACACATAAAGTTGAAATGTCAAACTTCTTCGACTTCGTCTCATTCAAGAACGCGGTTTTCCGCTGTATCACTTCTTCTGAACATTCAAATAAACACTTGACCAAAATTATGTTCCATGAATATAGCTGGATAACTACGGATGCAAGACTTTAGGAGTTTTTGGAATATTTCAGGTTAAACTGTTCATCGTTTGTCATGGTCGTATTTCGTTGagttacattttaaataaatttgtttaatttctaGTAAAATTTGGTTAGAGAATAATTATGTCATAGGACAAGTGTAATTTTGGTAAATTTGGTTAGAGaataatttaatgaaaaaaacaaataatttttggtTAATTAATTAAGCCTGGTAAGTTTAGATAAATAAGAAttggaaaattgccaaaaatatcattttcaaagtagcacttttcatgtttacactaatcacttttaccctcatctttaatgaagggtaaaaaacatttataaccttttgattaactttgacaaaaaaaaaaacataaggttaactaatctaaatttaaaacatcaattctaaaccctaaagaatcaaccataaacccaaaaccatgaaacatcaactctaaaccctaaaccccgaaacattaactctaaaccctaaaatttcaaatctaaaccctaaaacatcaactctaaaccctaaacgtaaaccctaaaccctaaatctgaacttaaaacatcaactttaaaccctagatcatcaactctaaaccctaaaccctaaaccttcaaatctaaaccgtaaaacatcaactctaaaccctaaacgtaaaccctaaaccctatatttttcagagattcgaaccctaaaccccaaaaccctaaaacatcaaccctaaaccctaaaatcctaaaACATCAGCtctagttttagggtttagggtttagggtttagatttaatgttttagggtttagagttgatagtttagggtttagtattgatggtttagggtttggagttgaagtttagggtttatagttcaaagttgatgttttagggtttagagctgaaggtttagggtttagggttgatgtttcggagtttagggtttagagttcatgcttcagggtttagggtttgtatttccgaaaaaaaagtttaggattgatggtttagggtttagagttgagttttacgtttaagggtttatatttgaaagTATAGTGtattaccaaaaaattaaaaaaattattcttcatttttttgcatttttatttgtttaaatatttagttattatatatataaaaaataaaggcATAAAAGTCTTTCGCCACctgatgaaaaaaatatttttcaaaatatccttttaatggtggtaaaaatgaaaaatggtagtatgaaaatggtaaacatgtaattttcgcataaaaatttaacaaaataattaatattgccataaggtggtaaatattaaaaatagtaaGAGTTGTTTTCAAAAGGTATTTCACTTTTAATAATTTGTAGGTGGTATAGATAACTTCATTTCTATGTTAACAATTACACTATTCAAATTAATAACCTTCTCTACTTCTAAGATATTATTCTGCTTGGTCTACTGAGACGGTTAATTTGAATCTTCCCGAAAATAGTAATTTCCATTAACCAAAAAGAGGCAATACCATCCTTAAGATTCCACCAAACTCCATAATTTCTCAAACCTTGTTACTAGCTTACTAAATTGCAATATTACACGATAACGAAGAAGGCATTGTCAGttaactgaagaagaagaagagctcaACTCAACATATACTTAGCAAAAGCTATGGATATACTAATCCTTGAGAGTGTTTCTTGAGAGAATAGTCATCACTTTCCCCtgttaacataaaaaaaatgattgtgtGTTTTCAATTTCTCGTTATGTGATAAATCCAAGTTGttatttcataaaagaaaaAGGACAAGAGTGGAGATTGTTGTGTTACTTACGTGTTCATCATCAGCGTTATGTTGTCTCCTTTAAGTAGAATCCTTCCTGAAAATAGGCATTTTACACAGGGTTATTGAACCATAagataacaaataaaaagagagagagagagagacttgtTATCAAAGAGCGAGTCCAGGAATAAAAAAGACTCACCAAGTTGTTTTCTGGTGTTCTTCTTGATGCTCACTTCTTCAGCTTCATCCAACACTAGGTTCATGTATTCGTCAAACCCCTgcagaaaaagaagagaaattgAAACGAGGAAATCAATAAGAATGTCATAATCACAAAtcttaaatcaatataatagAGCTACGAAAAAACTTCAACTGTaactcaagaaaaaaaaaatgttaataataAGTGAACAAGGAACATCCAAAGTCAAGATTTTCTGAATTAGCAAAGAGTCAGTCTAAGAAAAGCCTGAATCTTATTaactcaagaagaatcatagtattgcaataaaaattgaaacaaGTCAAGTAGATAACTCCAAGTTGTAAAACCAATGAGAATGACACACTCAGAACTCATACATGTCAAATATCTCAGATATAAGCAGTCTCTTAAAAAAAGGAGAGAGTCAATCTTTACCCTAAGAAAAATCAAACTGAAAGAATGAAGACAGCTACATAGTTAAAACCAATGACTCCATCGTACATCTCACGTTTCTCTGAATTTAACAGAGTCAGCCTAAAAGAACAGCTTCAATCATTCATAACTCATCAACAAAggtataacaaaaaaaacgcAGTCTAAGCAAGGATAAAGCGTAGACAATCCCAAAGAATCAAAGGATAGTTTTCTATTATCAGTGGTTCGGTGGAGTAGCAAATCTGCCAGCACGTAACAAATGCAACAGAGCTTAGAGATTATCACTAGTATTCAAAATCGATTTCCGAAGAAAACTAATCTAGGAATCACATAGTTAATGCTTATGGAGCTCTGTTAGAGACAGATTCACAGAGAAACAAGAGAATATTCGATGGCGACTTACAGTGATTCTTCCTTCAATCCTCAAATCTTTCTGCTCAAAAAGCCAAATCTGGATCCTAGCTTTCTGCATCACATAGAGAGCACGACTCAGAATACAATAAACCAACGCGAATCCAATGGTTCGAGTGATTAAGGAGCTTACGCTTTGAAGAAACCTAAAAATCAAGTTCTGGATCCGCCGCCGATACCACCGggaaaaaacaaaaggaaaaattagtaaaagaacaaagagagagagagagagtagtcGAAACAATAACAGAGAAGATGCACGTACGATAGGTTGGGTCATAATCCTTTGAACTTTGGTGCTCGCCATTGCTCCCGACGTctgaactctctctctctctctctctctctctccctctcccaaGCTTCGgtggacaagaagaagaagactaatAAAACCCTAAATCACGACCAGAGATGCGCTCTTTATAgcattttaattaataaactttTGTTTTGGTCATCGCATATCTTTAAAGTGTAACTTTCGGCCCAGTCACAATAATACGCTTATTGGGCCAAAATTTCAGATCTTCCTCTCCTCTTTTTCATTATCCCAAAATGCAAAAATCTTTTTCTGTGTctcgggtttttttttttgtcatccggGTTGTGTTTTTCGATTTTTCAGGTTTTCGAATTTAATCCTAggctttatttatatatatatatatatcgggTTTAGATCTGTTTTATAACTTTCTAAAGTCTATTTGATATGAACTCATTTTGATTTGGACAATAATATTctgaactatttttatattccggattaaaataaacataatgttgagtatttataatatttatattatgccAAGGTCTAGGATAATCCTATTAAGAAGCAGCATCTTGCATTGATGTAGAGTTCAAGTGATCCATTGAGAGAATCATCTTGTAGACCAAAGTCTACAGCACAAACTAGGAGGCAAGGCAGAGTACAAAATAAATGTTTCCTTGTAGGCTTACTATCTTCAGccttatttattttgtgtgcACAAGAGGAATATGGGAGAGCTTGTTCCTTACTTGTATTGTATGGTATCAAACACAAACTTCATTTCTCACAACGCAGAGATTTACATAACCAACAGTAACAATAACCATAGCAGCTATCTATGCTGGCTAAATAATCATATCCAAATACAAAACCAATTAGCCTTTTCTACTAAGAATCCAAGCTTTGAATAGGCGATCATGCCCCATTTATCATCAGAGATTGAAATGGAACTTTTTTAATCTCCACAAACGTTGAATACTCAGGATTCATAGGTTGCTTCCATGGCTCACCATCCATTTGCAAGAACGCATCTTTCCAGTCACCTCCTCTTAGCTCAAATCTAACAGCAGCAGCCTAATATTGATCACCAAAACCAGAATCTTGTTAGTACAACGCTATGGTTATATGATTCTGCATTTTTAAGTGGTGTGTTTATCTAAGTTACCTGAGCTATGTGCTTGGCTGAGATGAGCTCAGTCATGACAAATGACGCATGCCATCCGTGCTTGAAAGCAAAGATCTCTATCAAACCATCATCAGAATGTGCCTCCACAAAACCTCTCTgaggaaaaataaaaacagaaaaccATTAAATATTTGAGTTCAATGATTTTGATGAATTGAAAACAGTAGAAGAAACAAATACCTTCTCTAGATAGTCAGGTTTTAGATTACCCCAGGGATGACTTCCACTTCCATAGCTTTGAAGATTCAATGCCACAACTGATCTCACACTACAAGACAAACCAATGCATTAAGATCATATAATGTAATAAGTTggaagagtatatatatatgtatagaaAGCTTACTTTCTGGGGACTGCTATCTCTTCCCATTGAGAGCAGTTAACCTTCTTGATGTGGATTTTCAATATGTTCCTAAGTCCCCTGAAGATTCAAGCAGCACAAACAATCAACAGATTTATTAACACAACAATCACAATCAGAAGCGGAAATAACTAACCTTAAGCCTGGATCACTGACACAAGGTGTGCAAAACCAACCCTGGGTGCAGCTAAAGCCCGAATAAATAAGCTGCACGAAAGCAACACGTTGTGTGGTTAAATAATAACAGATAGATTTCAAGTTTGGCTGAAGATAGTAGAACACAAACCTTGTTAGAGATAGGGCCTTGAGCAAGATATGGTTTAGTGTTGCGAAGATGATGGAAGCCATACGCAACTTGAGCATCCATACCTATGCTTAAGTAATTGTAGAACACTCCTTCATAGGTCTTTGCCACTGGCGGGGCGTCTACTCCTGCCTCTAAACCCTGGTCGAGTTCATTTTCCTCGGATGCTTTTAAAGAGTAAGGAGGATCCACCACTTCTCCAGATGGCATTGACACTAGAATCTTCCAGCTGCAAATAACCATAGCAGAGCACACACATATTAACAGCAAAgacaaacagaaaaagaaagctGCAAAACAAAACTCTTTTTTACCTATCTAGTCGAGCAACTGGGCCCATGCTTGCGCGATGGAGTGTTCTTTTAACAGCAGATCTCCATGCAAAAGGGAACGAACCACCCTAAAGAGAAGCAACCAGTAAGAAAACTTGTCGTGAAAAcataaaagagagaagaaagattGACACACCCAACCAAAACTCCTTGAGAGATCATTTCCTGTACCGAGAGGGATGACGCCAACAGGAGGAATATGTGATGTTTCATCTTTGTTAAGCTCTCCAAGACATCCAAGAACCCAACCAACAGTACCATCACCTCCTGCAACCTATCCAACCAACAACATTTCACATTTTAACAGCTGAAAACGTTAGTTAAGAAGATATGAGACTGGACAAATATTGTGTACACTCACCATAATCCTCAACCTAGCTCTGCATTCTTTGGCACATTCATCTCCTTCAGCTGCCACTTTCTCCAAACACGCCAAACCGTATCGAACAAACTCATGTGGCTTCACTTCCGTCAGATCAAACACCTGTTTTTTGTACAGATTcaccaatgaaaaaaaaaattcactaaatTCCAAATAATTTTCCACCGTTCAAACATAAACTCAGCATTAGAGAAGACTCAAAATATTCAATCTTTGAAGTCGACTCATCATTGCAACACAATTTTTCCAACTAGATCCAGCATCAACTAAGCAtgaaacacaaaacaaacagtttttttttttttttttttttttttttttgtttaacctgGAGGGACTTCCACCCCCAGGGGCCAACCCCTCGGCGCGAGGCGGACCATTTGGTACTATGGGGAATTAGATACCCCAATTGCCTGGCCAGCGGTTCGAACACGGGTGCGTATTGAGGCCGAAGCTCTCTCAACACCACCAGGCCAACCCCGCTGGTtaacacaaaaaaacaaacagttgaaaaataaataatagaaaatcttGTTAAGACAGAACACAAAACACATCTCTCTTTACACACTAAACCAATCAGTTATCCATAGATCAGGCAGGTTACGTTCACAATCTAAGTAGGTATGAATTAGATTTCAAATCTCTTCACAAAcccaacaaaaacaaattgtttgGCCTTAACCAGAAACAGAGTTTCATTGCAGAACACTCAAAATGTTCCTTCTTAAAGAGTCAACTTATCATTCCaacgaccaaaaaaaaaaaattcccctACCTAACCAAAAGATCTAACATCAACCAAGAATGAACATTTATAACAGTTGAATAATTTTCTTAACTGAAGCAAAGAATAAAAGAGAATCTGATTAAGACAGAACACAAAACACATCTCTGCTACACACTAAACCAATCCATAGATCAGGCCAGCTACATTCACAAAGTATATATGAATTAGATTTCACAaacccaattaaaaaaaaacattttttgtttggtcttaaccagaaaaaaagaagaagtcagTTACAAAGACAAAACCAAACCTGTTCATCGCTCATCAACTGTTGAAGCCTCTCTTTAAGCACCGGACCATGCCGACCACCACTTTTGGGATTGATAAACACAACCATCGGCGCAAGAGGAGCCATATCAGCAACACCTCCGCCAGGAAGAAGCAAATGGTCAGGAATCGCGGTGGCATCTTTCCTTTTGATACAGTCGCGCATGGCTAAACGGAGATACTCAGGCATCAACAGCCTCTGACGCAGCTCCTCCTTGTCTACACCGACCCACGTCAGATTAGCAAGCCCACAACCTCTCATCGCCGCCGTGGAATCAACCGTAGATGACCGTGCAGCAACGAATTTCTCCGTCGTTGCATCCATTAAACCCAAAAAAGGTGAATACTTTTCGTGCTGTGATTGGTGGAAATGGAGAATATTCGAAACCCAGATAAATCAAAAATTGGATTTTGACGActggtttttttttctctttcttgtggattcaaatcaaccaatctccATTGAccagtttgtttgttttttcgtttttatattctttttttttctccagaGATGTTGAATTTTGAAGACAGCGAAGAAAACGTGTAgcaatatgtttttttcaaaaggaATGACACGGTTGGATTTAATGTGACGTCATAAAATGTTCATCTAGGTGTTAATTCACAGAACTGACACTCTGTATTGTCTTAAGATCTTTGACAAAATCTTTAATTTCTAtgaaagttatattatattccTCTAAATGATTATTTGTAAAATC includes:
- the LOC106379109 gene encoding small nuclear ribonucleoprotein E-like isoform X2, which gives rise to MASTKVQRIMTQPINLIFRFLQSKARIQIWLFEQKDLRIEGRITGFDEYMNLVLDEAEEVSIKKNTRKQLGRILLKGDNITLMMNTGK
- the LOC106379109 gene encoding small nuclear ribonucleoprotein E-like isoform X1 translates to MASTKVQRIMTQPIVRASSLLLFRLLSLSLFVLLLIFPFVFSRWYRRRIQNLIFRFLQSKARIQIWLFEQKDLRIEGRITGFDEYMNLVLDEAEEVSIKKNTRKQLGRILLKGDNITLMMNTGK
- the LOC106380430 gene encoding diacylglycerol kinase 3 codes for the protein MDATTEKFVAARSSTVDSTAAMRGCGLANLTWVGVDKEELRQRLLMPEYLRLAMRDCIKRKDATAIPDHLLLPGGGVADMAPLAPMVVFINPKSGGRHGPVLKERLQQLMSDEQVFDLTEVKPHEFVRYGLACLEKVAAEGDECAKECRARLRIMVAGGDGTVGWVLGCLGELNKDETSHIPPVGVIPLGTGNDLSRSFGWGGSFPFAWRSAVKRTLHRASMGPVARLDSWKILVSMPSGEVVDPPYSLKASEENELDQGLEAGVDAPPVAKTYEGVFYNYLSIGMDAQVAYGFHHLRNTKPYLAQGPISNKLIYSGFSCTQGWFCTPCVSDPGLRGLRNILKIHIKKVNCSQWEEIAVPRNVRSVVALNLQSYGSGSHPWGNLKPDYLEKRGFVEAHSDDGLIEIFAFKHGWHASFVMTELISAKHIAQAAAVRFELRGGDWKDAFLQMDGEPWKQPMNPEYSTFVEIKKVPFQSLMINGA